A genomic region of Neisseria cinerea contains the following coding sequences:
- the dnrN gene encoding iron-sulfur cluster repair protein DnrN yields MTDFSVWETAPFGATVDHILQRYHNVHRAQFEELVPLAQKVAQVHADTFPAEIAELLAYMQNELLMHMMKEERMLFPMINQGVGRGAAMPISVMMHEHEEHDRAIARLKELTDNFQAPEGACGSWTRLYALAKEMVEDLNDHIHLENDILFARVLDS; encoded by the coding sequence ATGACTGATTTTTCCGTTTGGGAAACTGCTCCCTTTGGTGCGACTGTTGATCATATCCTGCAACGCTACCACAATGTACACCGTGCACAATTTGAAGAATTGGTGCCGCTGGCGCAAAAAGTGGCCCAAGTTCATGCCGATACTTTTCCGGCGGAAATTGCCGAGCTGCTTGCCTATATGCAGAACGAACTGCTGATGCATATGATGAAAGAGGAAAGGATGCTGTTTCCGATGATTAATCAGGGTGTCGGTCGGGGTGCGGCGATGCCCATCAGCGTGATGATGCACGAACATGAAGAACACGACCGCGCCATCGCACGGCTCAAAGAGCTGACCGATAATTTCCAAGCGCCTGAAGGAGCCTGTGGAAGCTGGACGCGGCTTTACGCTTTGGCCAAAGAAATGGTGGAGGATTTGAACGACCACATTCATTTAGAAAACGATATTCTGTTTGCCCGCGTACTCGATTCTTAA